A genome region from Bacteroides stercoris ATCC 43183 includes the following:
- a CDS encoding site-specific integrase, which translates to MKVEKFKVLLYLKKSGLDKSGKAPIMGRITVNRTMAQFSCKLSCTPGLWNPRESRLNGKSREAVEINAKIDKLLLDINAAFDSLLERKGDFDAASVKDAFQGSMKTQMTLMKMLDALRDEVKSRIGIDRAKGTYPAYDFTCRTMREFIETKFKTKDLAFGQLTEQFIHDYENFILDEKGYAVDTVRHYLAILKKTCKRAYQEGHSERFMFQHYVLPKQTVKTPKALSRESFEKIRDVEIAPHRTTHRLARDLFLFACYTGVAYSDAVTVTRENLYTGEDGKLWLKYRRKKNELRASVKLLPEAVALIEKYHDDSRDTLFPMIHYPSMRNHMKALAVLAGIKENLCYHVGRHSFASLVTLEAGVPIETISSMLGHSNIQTTQVYARVTPKKLFEDMDRLIEATGDLKLVL; encoded by the coding sequence ATGAAAGTAGAAAAATTCAAGGTTTTGCTCTACCTCAAAAAGAGCGGACTGGACAAGTCGGGCAAAGCCCCGATAATGGGACGCATCACCGTGAACCGGACGATGGCGCAGTTCAGCTGCAAGCTCTCCTGCACTCCCGGGCTGTGGAATCCCCGTGAAAGCCGGCTGAACGGCAAGAGCAGGGAGGCGGTGGAGATAAATGCGAAAATCGACAAGCTGCTGCTTGACATCAATGCCGCCTTCGATTCCCTTCTGGAACGCAAGGGGGATTTTGACGCCGCTTCCGTCAAGGATGCCTTCCAGGGCAGCATGAAGACGCAGATGACCCTGATGAAAATGCTGGATGCCCTCAGGGATGAGGTGAAGAGCCGTATCGGGATAGACCGGGCAAAAGGGACCTATCCGGCATACGACTTTACCTGCCGTACCATGCGCGAGTTCATTGAAACCAAATTCAAGACGAAAGACCTGGCCTTCGGGCAGCTTACGGAACAGTTCATCCACGACTATGAGAATTTCATCCTTGACGAGAAAGGGTATGCCGTGGACACCGTACGGCATTACCTGGCAATTCTCAAGAAAACGTGCAAAAGGGCTTATCAGGAAGGACACTCCGAACGGTTCATGTTCCAGCACTATGTCCTTCCGAAACAGACCGTCAAGACCCCCAAGGCACTGAGCCGTGAAAGTTTCGAGAAAATCCGTGACGTGGAGATAGCCCCGCACCGCACGACCCACCGTCTGGCAAGGGACCTGTTCCTCTTCGCCTGCTATACCGGGGTCGCCTACAGCGATGCCGTGACCGTCACCCGGGAAAACCTGTACACCGGCGAGGACGGCAAGCTATGGCTGAAATACCGCCGTAAAAAGAACGAGCTCCGCGCAAGCGTGAAGCTGCTGCCGGAAGCCGTCGCCCTGATAGAGAAATATCATGATGACAGCAGGGACACGCTGTTCCCGATGATCCACTATCCGAGCATGAGAAACCACATGAAGGCGCTGGCCGTACTGGCAGGGATAAAGGAGAACCTGTGCTATCATGTCGGACGCCACTCGTTCGCCTCGCTCGTCACCCTTGAAGCGGGCGTTCCGATAGAGACCATCAGCAGCATGCTGGGGCATAGCAACATACAGACGACCCAGGTCTATGCCCGCGTCACCCCGAAAAAGCTCTTCGAGGACATGGACAGGCTCATCGAAGCCACCGGAGATTTGAAACTTGTTCTATAA
- a CDS encoding site-specific integrase yields MRSTFSILFYINRGKIKADGTTAVMCRITIDGRNTAITTGICCKPEDWNARTGTIRTVRENARLQEYRKYIEQTYEEILRTQGVVSAEIIKNRVTRQFVVPTHLLRMGEIERERLRIRSREINSTSTYRQSQYFQKYLTDYLASLGKKDIAFEEITEDFGRNYKAFLIRNKNFSTSQTNRCLCWLNRLLYLAVDNEILRTNPVENVEYEKKTAPKHKYVTREEMKRILAMPLNEGRAELGRRAFIFSYFTGLAYADIKQLHPCHIGTTAEGRRFIRISRKKTGVEAFIPLHPIAEQILALYNTTDMHSPVFPLPSRDSIWHEIREIGVILGRHDDLSYHQARHGFGVLLISESVSIESIAKMMGHSNISTTQGYARITEEKISREMDRLMEKRSQSRTHSGSDSQ; encoded by the coding sequence ATGAGAAGTACCTTTTCCATACTATTCTATATCAACCGCGGCAAGATAAAGGCTGACGGAACCACGGCGGTCATGTGCCGCATCACCATAGACGGCAGGAACACCGCCATCACCACCGGGATATGCTGCAAGCCGGAAGACTGGAACGCCCGAACCGGGACCATACGCACGGTAAGGGAAAATGCCAGGCTGCAGGAGTACCGGAAGTATATCGAACAGACTTACGAGGAAATTCTGAGGACGCAGGGTGTCGTCAGTGCGGAGATTATCAAGAACCGGGTGACAAGGCAGTTCGTCGTTCCGACACACCTGCTCCGGATGGGCGAGATAGAGCGTGAACGTCTCAGGATACGGAGCAGGGAGATCAATTCCACCTCCACCTACCGGCAATCACAGTATTTCCAGAAGTACCTGACGGACTACCTTGCTTCACTGGGGAAGAAGGACATCGCCTTTGAAGAAATAACGGAAGACTTCGGCAGGAACTACAAGGCATTCCTTATCAGGAACAAGAATTTCAGCACCTCGCAGACCAACCGCTGCCTCTGCTGGCTGAACCGCCTCTTGTATCTTGCCGTGGACAACGAGATCCTGCGCACCAATCCGGTGGAGAATGTCGAATATGAGAAGAAAACCGCGCCCAAGCACAAGTATGTCACCCGTGAAGAGATGAAAAGGATACTGGCCATGCCCCTGAATGAAGGACGTGCGGAACTGGGCAGGCGTGCATTCATCTTCTCCTATTTCACCGGGCTTGCCTATGCCGACATCAAGCAGCTCCATCCGTGTCATATCGGGACGACGGCGGAGGGGCGGCGGTTCATCCGCATCAGCCGGAAGAAGACCGGGGTGGAAGCGTTCATCCCCCTGCACCCGATAGCCGAGCAGATACTCGCCCTGTACAATACCACCGACATGCACAGTCCCGTGTTCCCGTTGCCGAGCCGGGATTCCATCTGGCACGAGATACGGGAAATCGGCGTGATCCTGGGCAGGCACGATGACCTTTCGTACCATCAGGCCCGGCACGGGTTCGGGGTCCTGCTCATTTCAGAGAGCGTATCCATCGAGAGCATAGCCAAGATGATGGGACACTCCAATATTTCCACCACACAGGGATATGCCAGGATAACGGAGGAAAAAATTTCAAGGGAAATGGACAGACTGATGGAAAAGAGAAGCCAGAGCCGCACACATTCCGGCTCTGACAGCCAATAA
- a CDS encoding TOTE conflict system archaeo-eukaryotic primase domain-containing protein, producing the protein MEELQKKYDTLVGKYNALLAENEELKSILLQHGIVYSVSEISDKEPIFSPVIFSSVNFTPDEKIALFSSFFKGRTDVFARRWFSRTTGKGGYQPVCTNEWQRGVCDKKRYKCPDCPNRNLAPLTSREIYRHLEGKDEYGCDVIGLYAVTPDNKCSFLCADFDDKNCTHGYKEDVLAFIAVCRNWGISYSIERSRSGNGAHVWIFFEEPVAAGKARKLGNAILTEAMKRNGHITFNSYDRFFPNQDRMPEGGFGNLIALPLQGRARKMGNSVFVDENFLQFKNQWAYLYNAKKLNEHDLDMLLARHRQEDFGSLATSSETKPWVLPVSQDVTQKDFNGKLKIKKSDRLYIPLNSISEKVANHLKRIAAFKNPEFYSKQAMRISTYNIPRIICRADFTDDYLALPRGCEDAVTTMLESLGVAYEMIDETNHGKPVAVAFKGKERDEQLDAINSLMPYTNGVLAATTAFGKTVTAAALIARKKVSALVLVHSKALLLQWHERLTDFLEIEFAEPATSRKRGRKKVFSPIGCLDSTSNTLHGVIDIALMQSCFENGEVRPFVREYGMVIVDECHHVSSITFENVLRHITAHHVYGLTATPIRKDGLQPIIFMQCGPIRFSADAKTQIQKQSFQRYLVPRFTSYRSVTDNRQSFALLSQSLAESELRNTLIVEDVLNAVTAGRTPIILTGRTSHVKLLSGMLKPHIANVIQLTGEGIAKSKREVLQGLHDIPQNSPLVIVATGKYVGEGFDYPRLDTLFLALPISWKGLVAQYAGRLHRENEGKADVRIYDYIDIHEPVCESMYRKRLKGYSAIGYRVLSKDCQTLFDATEGLQSSPHEEQIFNGITFCQPFIKELKASRQSIVISSPKLYHMERNKFVNILKELQRDGIEVAILTLTENGQSDYLRRQGLFVKIVPELSLCSCIMDKSSVWYGSINILGYPTEEDNIIRIKDIRLAEEFLDVIYNNGNGK; encoded by the coding sequence ATGGAAGAGCTGCAAAAGAAATACGACACGCTTGTCGGGAAATATAATGCATTGCTTGCCGAGAACGAAGAGTTGAAATCAATTCTTCTTCAACACGGCATTGTCTATTCCGTATCGGAAATCTCTGATAAGGAGCCGATTTTTTCTCCTGTAATATTTTCTTCTGTCAATTTTACGCCTGATGAGAAAATAGCATTGTTCAGCAGTTTTTTCAAAGGAAGAACGGATGTTTTTGCACGAAGATGGTTCAGCAGGACAACGGGAAAGGGAGGCTATCAACCGGTCTGTACCAATGAATGGCAAAGAGGAGTCTGCGACAAGAAACGATACAAGTGCCCGGATTGCCCGAATCGCAACCTTGCTCCTCTGACAAGCCGGGAAATCTACCGCCATCTGGAGGGAAAAGATGAATACGGGTGTGATGTTATAGGTTTATATGCTGTCACCCCTGACAATAAATGCTCTTTTCTTTGCGCTGATTTTGATGACAAGAATTGTACTCACGGATATAAGGAAGATGTGCTGGCTTTCATTGCCGTTTGTAGGAATTGGGGAATTTCGTACAGTATCGAACGTTCACGCTCCGGTAACGGGGCGCATGTATGGATATTTTTCGAAGAGCCGGTTGCTGCCGGTAAAGCCAGGAAATTAGGCAATGCCATCCTTACTGAGGCCATGAAGCGCAACGGACATATTACCTTCAATTCATACGACCGTTTCTTCCCCAATCAGGACAGAATGCCTGAAGGCGGATTCGGAAATCTGATAGCCCTTCCATTGCAAGGCAGGGCACGGAAAATGGGAAACAGTGTCTTTGTGGATGAAAACTTCCTTCAGTTCAAAAACCAATGGGCTTATTTATACAATGCAAAAAAGCTTAACGAGCATGACTTGGACATGTTATTGGCCCGGCACAGACAGGAAGATTTCGGTTCGTTGGCAACTTCTTCAGAAACAAAGCCTTGGGTGCTTCCTGTATCTCAGGATGTCACGCAGAAAGATTTTAACGGAAAACTGAAAATTAAAAAATCGGACAGACTATACATCCCCCTAAACTCCATATCCGAAAAGGTGGCCAATCATCTCAAGCGTATAGCCGCATTCAAAAATCCGGAATTTTACAGCAAACAAGCGATGCGCATCTCTACCTATAACATTCCGCGTATTATTTGCCGTGCAGACTTTACGGATGATTACCTCGCCCTGCCCCGCGGTTGTGAGGATGCCGTAACAACTATGCTGGAATCTCTTGGAGTTGCTTATGAAATGATTGATGAAACCAATCACGGCAAGCCTGTTGCCGTTGCATTCAAGGGCAAGGAACGTGACGAGCAACTTGATGCCATCAATTCCTTAATGCCATACACGAACGGGGTATTGGCGGCAACGACCGCTTTTGGGAAAACAGTAACAGCAGCTGCTCTGATTGCCCGAAAAAAGGTAAGCGCACTCGTGCTGGTACATTCCAAAGCGCTGCTCCTGCAATGGCACGAACGCCTTACCGACTTTCTTGAGATAGAATTTGCCGAGCCTGCCACGTCAAGAAAACGTGGCAGGAAAAAAGTGTTTTCTCCCATAGGCTGCTTGGATTCAACCTCAAACACCTTGCATGGAGTCATTGACATCGCCCTTATGCAATCATGTTTTGAAAATGGCGAGGTAAGACCTTTTGTACGTGAATACGGGATGGTGATCGTGGATGAATGCCATCATGTTTCTTCCATAACGTTTGAGAATGTACTCAGACATATTACGGCACATCATGTCTATGGACTTACTGCCACACCTATCCGCAAGGACGGACTGCAACCCATTATCTTCATGCAGTGCGGACCAATCCGCTTTTCGGCAGATGCCAAGACCCAGATACAGAAGCAGTCATTCCAGCGTTATCTTGTTCCAAGATTCACATCCTATCGCTCTGTAACTGACAACAGGCAGTCGTTCGCCTTATTGTCACAATCGCTTGCTGAATCCGAGTTACGGAATACGCTCATCGTGGAGGATGTGTTAAATGCAGTAACGGCAGGAAGGACACCGATTATCCTGACCGGCAGGACATCGCATGTAAAGCTGCTTTCCGGAATGTTAAAACCGCATATCGCCAACGTCATTCAACTGACGGGAGAAGGAATAGCCAAAAGCAAGCGTGAAGTCCTGCAAGGATTGCATGACATTCCGCAAAATTCCCCTCTTGTAATAGTCGCTACCGGAAAATATGTAGGAGAAGGATTTGACTATCCCCGGCTTGATACGCTCTTTTTAGCCCTCCCCATATCATGGAAAGGGTTGGTTGCCCAGTATGCAGGCCGTCTGCACCGGGAGAACGAAGGAAAAGCCGATGTCCGTATCTATGATTATATCGATATACACGAACCTGTCTGTGAGAGCATGTATCGCAAGAGGCTCAAAGGCTATTCCGCCATCGGCTATCGGGTACTTTCCAAGGATTGTCAGACATTGTTTGATGCAACCGAAGGTTTACAGTCGTCTCCGCATGAAGAACAGATATTCAACGGTATAACATTCTGTCAACCGTTTATAAAAGAATTAAAAGCCTCAAGACAATCCATTGTGATATCTTCCCCTAAGCTCTATCATATGGAACGAAATAAATTTGTCAATATCTTGAAAGAACTCCAAAGAGACGGTATTGAAGTGGCCATTCTTACATTGACAGAAAACGGGCAGTCGGATTATCTCAGAAGACAGGGGCTGTTCGTAAAGATTGTACCTGAATTATCATTATGTTCATGTATTATGGACAAATCCTCCGTCTGGTATGGCAGTATCAATATCCTTGGCTATCCGACGGAAGAAGACAATATTATAAGAATTAAAGATATAAGACTTGCAGAAGAATTTTTGGATGTCATTTACAATAATGGCAATGGCAAGTAA
- a CDS encoding DUF3307 domain-containing protein: MNSWLFLSLLLAHVIADFYLQNDKYCSQKEEKKFRSYFLYVHSLLVAVVSWALVPVSDFGFYALTIALSHLVIDLVKAYCPKGLWSFALDQAAHLAILAAVATEFDITTELPVQFVDYTGNFSMPLFILAVLLCIKPANVLIKLVLKRYQIGETLSCENIKNAGALIGNLERILTIIFVIIGRYEAIGFIIAAKSILRFKDTDTAKTEYVLAGTFLSFGIALLCGLMAA; encoded by the coding sequence ATGAATAGTTGGCTGTTTTTAAGTTTGCTGTTGGCCCACGTCATAGCCGATTTCTACCTGCAAAATGACAAATACTGCTCACAGAAAGAGGAAAAGAAATTCAGAAGCTACTTCCTGTATGTACATTCGCTTCTTGTAGCTGTAGTATCATGGGCTTTGGTTCCGGTCAGCGATTTCGGGTTTTATGCCTTGACCATTGCCCTGTCACATCTGGTCATTGACCTTGTCAAAGCCTATTGTCCCAAAGGATTGTGGAGTTTTGCTCTTGACCAGGCTGCACATCTGGCAATATTGGCTGCTGTGGCTACCGAGTTTGATATCACCACTGAATTGCCTGTACAATTTGTGGATTATACCGGGAACTTCTCCATGCCTTTATTCATACTGGCGGTACTGTTGTGCATCAAACCTGCCAATGTCCTGATCAAGCTGGTTTTGAAAAGATACCAAATCGGAGAAACACTATCCTGTGAGAATATCAAAAATGCCGGAGCATTGATAGGAAACCTGGAACGTATTCTCACAATAATATTTGTAATAATAGGCAGGTATGAAGCAATCGGTTTTATCATAGCCGCAAAATCCATATTGAGGTTCAAGGATACGGATACAGCAAAAACCGAGTATGTCCTTGCCGGAACATTTCTAAGTTTTGGAATCGCTTTGCTTTGCGGACTGATGGCAGCATAA
- a CDS encoding helix-turn-helix domain-containing protein encodes MNDNGNIRLLTPENDMRVRAFLSSLEELSEKVEKIRENNKPSLDGERYYTDKELAVRLKVSRRSLQDYRNNGILPYIQIGGRILYRASDIERTLMDGYKEAYHQNGRTRF; translated from the coding sequence ATGAATGACAATGGCAATATCCGGCTGCTGACACCGGAAAACGACATGCGCGTGAGAGCCTTCCTCTCGTCGCTGGAAGAACTATCGGAAAAGGTGGAGAAAATACGTGAAAACAACAAGCCGTCCCTGGACGGGGAACGCTATTATACCGACAAGGAACTGGCCGTCAGACTGAAGGTCAGCCGCAGGAGCCTTCAGGATTACCGAAACAACGGCATACTGCCCTATATCCAGATAGGCGGCAGAATCCTGTACAGGGCTTCCGACATAGAGCGTACGTTGATGGACGGGTACAAGGAGGCGTACCATCAGAATGGAAGAACCAGGTTTTAA
- a CDS encoding helix-turn-helix domain-containing protein: MEVVVIDKATFERMLSGFEIFAEKVERLCREQEDLGEKEWLDSDDVCRLLCISPRTLQTMRENGTLAYTKISHKVYYRPEDVKSIFPVTEMKRCITAGKERKCNVSNKQTNKPTNKPTNKQISDL; the protein is encoded by the coding sequence ATGGAAGTAGTGGTCATAGACAAGGCGACTTTCGAGAGGATGCTCTCGGGATTTGAGATTTTTGCGGAAAAAGTTGAACGGCTCTGCCGGGAACAGGAGGACTTGGGAGAAAAGGAGTGGCTTGACAGCGATGACGTGTGCAGGCTGCTTTGCATCAGTCCGAGAACCTTGCAGACGATGCGGGAGAACGGAACGCTGGCTTATACCAAAATAAGCCACAAGGTATATTACAGACCGGAGGATGTGAAGTCCATCTTTCCCGTGACGGAAATGAAACGGTGTATAACAGCCGGCAAGGAAAGAAAATGCAATGTAAGCAACAAACAAACCAACAAGCCAACCAACAAACCAACCAACAAACAGATATCTGACTTATGA
- a CDS encoding helix-turn-helix domain-containing protein → MSSEIREKDHEWVCKFHSNFDRLLASFEKLFSQRRPPVYGDELLTDKEVSHLLKVSRRTLQDYRSNGILPYIQVGGKILYRASDIERTLMDGYREAYRSRK, encoded by the coding sequence ATGAGTAGTGAAATCAGAGAAAAAGACCATGAGTGGGTATGTAAATTCCACTCGAATTTCGACCGGCTTCTGGCTTCGTTCGAAAAGTTGTTCAGCCAACGCCGACCTCCCGTATATGGCGATGAACTGCTGACTGACAAGGAGGTGTCGCACCTGCTTAAAGTGAGCCGCAGGACATTGCAGGATTACCGAAGCAACGGCATACTGCCCTATATTCAGGTGGGCGGCAAGATTCTGTACAGGGCTTCCGACATAGAGCGTACCCTGATGGACGGCTATAGGGAAGCGTACCGTTCAAGAAAATGA
- a CDS encoding helix-turn-helix domain-containing protein, producing MEIVSFEKRTFEEIAAKLDYFVQRMDDLCQQHGKKKAERWMDSHAVCRKLRISPRTLQTLRDNGTLAFTKIGNRTYYRPEDVERVIVDVEERRKEAKWKGKSI from the coding sequence ATGGAAATAGTAAGTTTTGAAAAAAGAACCTTTGAGGAGATAGCTGCCAAGTTGGATTACTTCGTGCAGCGGATGGATGACCTCTGCCAACAGCATGGGAAGAAGAAGGCAGAACGATGGATGGACAGTCATGCCGTCTGCCGGAAACTGCGTATCAGCCCGAGGACATTGCAGACCCTCCGTGACAACGGCACACTCGCCTTTACCAAGATTGGCAACCGCACCTACTACCGTCCGGAAGACGTGGAACGGGTCATTGTGGATGTGGAAGAGAGACGGAAAGAGGCGAAATGGAAAGGCAAAAGCATTTAG
- a CDS encoding DUF3408 domain-containing protein, which translates to MATRKSFDKERWEAMTGMEMSQLLPECENPESAGEVTDHAGNEILPTVTEQSGIQEPAEKDGFAPASKCRISGRQRRLSLEEYRSTFLQVPRIEDRKPVFVSCEVRDRLDEYVRKLGSRRMSVSGLLENIARQHLEIYSEDFERWRKL; encoded by the coding sequence ATGGCTACAAGAAAAAGCTTTGACAAAGAGCGGTGGGAAGCTATGACAGGTATGGAAATGTCACAGCTCCTTCCTGAGTGTGAAAACCCTGAAAGTGCAGGAGAGGTTACTGACCATGCCGGGAATGAAATCCTGCCAACAGTCACGGAACAATCCGGGATCCAGGAGCCGGCAGAGAAAGACGGTTTCGCTCCTGCATCCAAGTGCCGGATTAGCGGCAGGCAACGCAGGCTGTCACTGGAAGAGTACCGCAGCACATTCCTGCAAGTTCCCAGAATAGAAGACCGCAAGCCCGTATTCGTGAGCTGCGAGGTAAGGGACAGGCTGGACGAGTATGTCCGCAAGCTCGGAAGCCGGAGGATGAGCGTTTCAGGACTGCTGGAAAATATCGCCCGGCAGCATCTTGAAATCTATTCGGAAGACTTCGAGCGGTGGCGCAAACTGTAA
- a CDS encoding plasmid mobilization protein yields MSDKDKTRPRGRPKASGIRKLSKSVTVKFSRIDYERLLHRSRQANRTLAEFIREAAFEARIVARHSTEEAAVIRNLVGMANNLNQLARLSHQTGFYRTRNAVMELLEKLKVIMNEYKKVERRNT; encoded by the coding sequence ATGAGTGACAAGGATAAAACCAGACCCAGAGGCAGACCGAAAGCAAGTGGTATCCGCAAGCTTTCCAAATCCGTGACGGTAAAGTTCTCCAGGATTGATTACGAGCGGTTGCTGCACCGCAGCAGACAGGCGAACCGCACATTGGCGGAGTTCATCCGGGAAGCCGCATTCGAAGCAAGGATTGTGGCCAGGCATTCGACGGAGGAAGCAGCCGTCATACGCAATCTTGTGGGAATGGCGAACAACCTGAACCAGCTTGCCAGGCTGTCCCACCAGACAGGATTCTACCGGACAAGGAATGCCGTCATGGAACTGCTCGAAAAGCTGAAAGTGATCATGAACGAATATAAAAAAGTGGAAAGGAGAAATACATGA
- a CDS encoding relaxase/mobilization nuclease domain-containing protein, whose product MIGKIKKGKSFGGCIRYVMGKDNAEIIGSDGVLLGNNREIADSFNCQCLLNPKIKQPVGHIALSFKPEDKPVLSNEFMAKIAMEYMDLMGIRNTQFILVRHHHTDNPHCHLVYNRIGYDGKVISSQGDYKRNEIATKRLKDKYGLTYAEDKGKTNVTKLHDSERIKYEIYHAVKQALKRARTWKELVVGLALQGIKLEFVGRGGKMKSAGDIQGIRLTKDGLTFKGSQISREFSFAKLNAILGGNSPDTGVDLEVKKQNQAPSNRNRKEQEPSNMAFIESNGLGLFSSFGESVPEEQIPYDELLRKRKKKKKRKGLGL is encoded by the coding sequence ATGATAGGCAAAATCAAGAAAGGCAAATCCTTTGGCGGTTGCATCCGCTACGTGATGGGAAAGGACAATGCCGAGATCATCGGTTCCGATGGCGTATTGCTGGGCAATAACCGTGAAATAGCGGACAGTTTCAACTGCCAGTGCCTGCTTAATCCGAAGATAAAACAGCCCGTCGGACACATCGCGTTAAGCTTCAAACCGGAAGACAAGCCGGTATTGAGCAATGAATTCATGGCTAAGATAGCGATGGAATACATGGATCTGATGGGCATCAGGAACACCCAGTTCATACTGGTAAGGCATCACCATACCGACAATCCGCATTGCCATCTGGTCTATAACCGCATCGGTTATGATGGTAAAGTAATCTCCTCACAGGGCGATTACAAGCGTAATGAGATTGCCACCAAAAGACTTAAAGACAAGTACGGACTGACCTATGCGGAGGATAAAGGCAAAACCAATGTAACGAAACTGCATGATTCGGAACGCATTAAATACGAGATTTATCATGCCGTGAAGCAAGCGTTGAAACGCGCCAGGACATGGAAAGAACTTGTGGTCGGTCTGGCCTTGCAGGGTATAAAACTGGAATTTGTCGGAAGAGGCGGCAAAATGAAATCCGCCGGTGACATTCAAGGCATACGCCTTACCAAAGACGGCCTGACCTTCAAAGGCTCGCAAATCAGCAGGGAGTTCAGCTTTGCAAAACTGAATGCCATTCTGGGCGGAAACAGTCCGGATACCGGAGTGGATTTAGAGGTTAAAAAGCAAAATCAAGCTCCGTCAAACCGCAACCGGAAGGAACAGGAACCATCCAATATGGCATTTATTGAAAGCAACGGACTGGGGTTGTTTTCTTCTTTTGGCGAGTCTGTTCCGGAAGAACAGATCCCGTATGACGAACTGCTGCGCAAGCGCAAGAAGAAAAAGAAACGGAAAGGGCTTGGATTATAA
- a CDS encoding site-specific integrase, translating to MASVKAKFRPSVIEGKEGTVYYQIIQNRVIRQLKTDYRIFADEWNDAENNIIIGNSERSNLLLSLQERMKWDLKRFEMTIRKLGNQKSTFTADEIIGSFQNGTDEQSFFNFMQGVIAHLRQMGKIRTAENYSCTLKSFMQFRQDRDILLSEIDSDLMQLYEAYLHGKGVVRNTSSFYMRILRAVYNRALEKELVEQRNPFRHVYTGVDKTVKRAVPLSAIKRMKNLDLSLQPNLEFARDMFLFSFYTRGMSFIDMAHLKKKDLQNGFLSYRRRKTGQQLVIRWEKCMQEIVGKYPENSLSPYLLPILKYPFEDTNKQYRNVMSVINRKLKEIAGLADISVTLSMYCARHSWASAAKSKNVPISVISEGMGHDSEMTTQIYLASLDNSVVDKANFSILREL from the coding sequence ATGGCCAGTGTAAAAGCAAAATTCAGACCTTCCGTCATAGAGGGAAAGGAAGGTACCGTCTATTATCAGATTATCCAGAACCGTGTAATCCGTCAGTTAAAGACGGATTACCGGATATTTGCAGATGAATGGAATGATGCTGAAAACAATATCATCATCGGTAATTCAGAGCGAAGCAATCTGCTTCTCTCCTTGCAGGAACGTATGAAATGGGACCTGAAGCGGTTTGAAATGACCATTCGTAAATTGGGAAATCAGAAAAGTACATTTACGGCGGATGAGATTATTGGTTCCTTTCAGAACGGAACGGATGAACAGTCATTCTTCAACTTCATGCAGGGTGTCATCGCCCATCTCAGACAGATGGGCAAGATACGCACGGCCGAGAACTATTCCTGCACCCTGAAAAGTTTCATGCAGTTCAGGCAGGACCGGGATATTCTGCTGTCTGAAATTGATTCGGATTTGATGCAGCTTTATGAAGCCTATCTTCATGGGAAAGGTGTCGTACGGAATACCAGTTCATTCTATATGCGTATTCTGAGGGCGGTATATAACCGTGCCCTGGAAAAGGAACTGGTGGAACAGCGCAATCCTTTCAGGCATGTCTATACGGGAGTGGACAAGACCGTCAAGCGTGCCGTTCCCTTATCCGCCATCAAGCGCATGAAGAACCTGGATCTGTCTTTGCAGCCTAATCTGGAATTTGCAAGGGACATGTTCCTGTTCAGCTTCTATACCCGTGGCATGTCGTTCATAGATATGGCTCACCTGAAAAAGAAAGATCTTCAGAACGGCTTCTTATCGTATCGCAGACGAAAGACCGGGCAGCAGCTGGTTATCAGGTGGGAAAAATGTATGCAGGAGATTGTCGGCAAGTATCCGGAAAACAGTCTCAGTCCCTATCTTCTGCCAATATTGAAATATCCTTTTGAAGATACGAACAAGCAGTACAGGAATGTGATGTCCGTAATAAACCGGAAACTGAAAGAAATAGCCGGACTGGCCGATATATCCGTTACTCTGAGCATGTACTGTGCCCGCCATTCATGGGCAAGCGCAGCCAAAAGCAAGAATGTTCCGATTTCCGTCATCAGCGAGGGGATGGGACATGATTCGGAAATGACTACGCAAATTTATCTGGCTTCATTGGATAACTCCGTAGTGGACAAGGCTAATTTCAGTATTCTGAGAGAGCTATAA